The following are from one region of the Methanoculleus caldifontis genome:
- a CDS encoding DUF1805 domain-containing protein — MAQQQILCHQRTRLSYKDAFGYVIPVGEASLMAWVTDEGMIGTDGFDIEALANVGVPAAIVGASESTLEDLDSLMDAEVKAANLPAVQRRVDIGISGREALNRM, encoded by the coding sequence ATGGCTCAACAGCAGATCCTATGCCACCAGCGCACAAGGCTCAGTTATAAGGACGCATTCGGCTACGTCATCCCGGTCGGAGAGGCCAGCCTGATGGCCTGGGTGACCGACGAGGGAATGATCGGGACCGACGGGTTCGATATCGAGGCGCTGGCAAACGTCGGCGTTCCTGCGGCGATCGTCGGCGCCTCGGAATCCACCCTTGAGGACCTCGACAGCCTGATGGATGCCGAGGTGAAGGCGGCAAACCTCCCGGCGGTGCAGCGCCGCGTCGATATCGGGATCTCAGGAAGAGAGGCCCTGAACAGGATGTGA
- the cofH gene encoding 5-amino-6-(D-ribitylamino)uracil--L-tyrosine 4-hydroxyphenyl transferase CofH: MGSPLRELLDDVLAGHRLTEEEAVRLFTTRGRGVWEIAAAADELRERKVGDVVTYVRNQNINVTNLCVNACGFCGFSRKPGDADAYRHDEAVVREKARTARERDVTEVCTVSGLHPEFDAQSYIDIYSWIRDEAPEVHIHASNPMEVAYAAKRSGISTREVLAAMRDAGLGTLCGTAAEVLVDDVRKVICPEKIDTAAWVRIIREAHALGIRTTATIMYGHCESEADRARHLAILREIQDGTHGFTEFVPLSFIHPDTPLYRAGLARPGATGREDILMFAASRLFLDNLDHIQASWVKLGTKMAQVALLAGADDLGGTMFEESISRGAGARDTDYLDPAEMQRMAGDVGRTLRRRTTTYAIE, encoded by the coding sequence ATGGGATCGCCACTACGAGAACTGCTTGACGACGTACTTGCCGGCCACCGGCTCACGGAAGAGGAGGCTGTACGTCTCTTCACGACGCGCGGCCGGGGCGTCTGGGAGATCGCCGCCGCCGCGGACGAACTGCGTGAGCGAAAGGTCGGGGACGTCGTCACCTACGTCCGGAACCAGAACATCAACGTGACCAATCTCTGCGTGAACGCCTGCGGGTTCTGCGGGTTCTCGAGAAAGCCCGGCGACGCCGACGCTTACCGTCACGACGAAGCCGTGGTCCGGGAGAAGGCCCGGACGGCGCGCGAGCGGGACGTGACCGAGGTCTGCACGGTGAGCGGCCTCCACCCGGAGTTCGACGCCCAATCCTACATCGATATCTACTCCTGGATACGCGATGAGGCGCCGGAGGTCCATATTCACGCGAGCAACCCGATGGAGGTGGCCTATGCTGCGAAGAGGAGCGGCATCTCCACCCGTGAGGTGCTCGCCGCGATGCGGGATGCGGGGCTCGGCACCCTCTGCGGGACGGCGGCCGAGGTCCTGGTCGATGACGTCCGGAAGGTGATCTGCCCGGAGAAGATCGATACGGCGGCCTGGGTCCGGATCATCCGTGAGGCGCACGCCCTCGGGATCCGCACGACGGCGACGATCATGTACGGCCACTGCGAGAGCGAGGCGGACCGCGCCCGGCACCTCGCGATCCTCCGCGAGATCCAGGATGGGACCCATGGATTCACGGAGTTTGTTCCGCTCTCGTTCATCCACCCCGATACCCCTCTCTACCGCGCGGGGCTCGCACGGCCCGGGGCGACCGGGCGGGAGGATATCCTGATGTTTGCGGCTTCAAGGCTCTTCCTCGACAACCTCGACCATATTCAGGCCTCGTGGGTGAAGCTCGGGACGAAGATGGCCCAGGTGGCGCTCCTCGCCGGTGCCGACGATCTCGGGGGGACGATGTTTGAGGAGAGCATCTCCCGGGGTGCGGGTGCCCGGGACACCGACTACCTGGACCCGGCCGAGATGCAACGGATGGCCGGGGACGTCGGGCGGACGCTCCGGCGTCGGACGACCACCTACGCTATCGAGTGA
- a CDS encoding pyridoxal-phosphate-dependent aminotransferase family protein: MENEPLLMIPGPVPVPQRVRAAMTRQAINHRGPEFGAAYAETVRILKTLFGTANELYVISGSGSAGMEAAVANFARDRKIVSLVNGKFGERFGKIGERYGNVTVLNSEWGTPVDLAALERELEAGAEVVTMVHNETSAGIRNPAPEVGKLARKHDALFIMDGVTSIGGDEVLMDEWGVDIAVVGSQKCLAAPAGLAAIAVSDRAWGRICEKRPFYLDMAAYRKSGKGTPMETPYTPAVPLFLALHEACKMIDEEGVPARIARHRRMADAVRAAAKGWGVDLFPTLDAHHAYSNTATAMRIPDGVTDKDLRGTVKKFGIEIAGGQDHLKGKIFRIGTMGGVGAQELLATLAAVQFTLKKSGVAAGDGVEAAAEVLLG, from the coding sequence ATGGAAAACGAACCGCTCCTTATGATCCCCGGCCCCGTGCCCGTTCCGCAGCGGGTACGCGCCGCCATGACGCGGCAGGCCATCAACCACCGCGGCCCCGAGTTCGGCGCCGCGTACGCGGAGACTGTCCGGATATTAAAGACCCTCTTTGGCACCGCAAACGAACTCTACGTCATCAGCGGATCGGGCAGCGCCGGGATGGAGGCCGCGGTCGCGAACTTCGCCAGGGACAGAAAGATTGTCTCGCTCGTGAACGGAAAGTTCGGCGAACGCTTCGGTAAGATCGGTGAGCGCTACGGCAACGTCACCGTCCTCAACTCCGAGTGGGGAACCCCGGTCGACCTCGCGGCCCTCGAGCGCGAACTCGAGGCCGGTGCCGAGGTCGTCACCATGGTCCACAACGAGACGAGCGCCGGGATCAGGAACCCCGCACCCGAGGTCGGAAAACTTGCCCGGAAGCACGACGCCCTCTTCATCATGGACGGGGTCACCTCCATCGGCGGCGACGAAGTTCTGATGGACGAGTGGGGCGTCGATATCGCCGTCGTCGGGTCGCAGAAGTGCCTCGCGGCTCCCGCGGGTCTCGCCGCCATCGCCGTCAGCGACCGCGCCTGGGGCAGGATCTGCGAGAAGCGCCCCTTCTACCTCGACATGGCGGCCTACAGGAAGAGCGGGAAGGGCACCCCGATGGAGACCCCCTACACCCCGGCGGTCCCGCTCTTCCTCGCGCTCCACGAGGCCTGCAAAATGATCGACGAGGAGGGAGTACCCGCCCGTATCGCCCGCCACCGCAGGATGGCCGACGCCGTCCGCGCCGCGGCGAAGGGATGGGGCGTCGACCTCTTCCCGACGCTCGATGCGCACCACGCCTACTCGAACACCGCGACCGCGATGCGGATCCCCGACGGTGTCACCGACAAGGACCTCCGGGGGACCGTCAAGAAGTTCGGGATCGAGATCGCCGGCGGCCAGGACCACCTCAAGGGTAAGATCTTCCGGATCGGCACCATGGGCGGTGTCGGGGCTCAGGAACTTCTCGCCACCCTCGCGGCCGTCCAGTTCACCCTCAAAAAGTCCGGGGTTGCGGCCGGCGACGGCGTCGAGGCTGCCGCTGAGGTGCTCCTCGGATGA
- a CDS encoding DUF1328 family protein: MLGGGLVGLAILFFILALVFALLGARGVAGMSMSVAKWLVIIFIILAIISLLL; this comes from the coding sequence ATGTTAGGCGGTGGTCTTGTAGGCCTTGCAATCCTCTTCTTCATACTGGCACTTGTCTTTGCCTTACTTGGAGCACGAGGCGTTGCAGGGATGTCTATGTCGGTCGCGAAGTGGCTGGTTATCATCTTCATCATCCTCGCGATCATATCGCTGCTACTCTGA
- the purE gene encoding 5-(carboxyamino)imidazole ribonucleotide mutase, which yields MVDVAVICGSASDTPVAEKVFAVLDEYKVPYDYQVISAHRDPERLDEYVKASDARVFIAIAGLSAALPGVVASKTERPVIGVPVSGKLMGFDALLSIVQMPRGVPVACVGVDNGENAALLAVRILGA from the coding sequence ATGGTTGATGTCGCGGTGATCTGCGGTTCCGCCTCGGATACCCCCGTCGCGGAGAAGGTATTTGCGGTCCTGGATGAGTACAAGGTACCCTACGACTACCAGGTGATCTCGGCGCACCGGGACCCCGAGAGACTGGACGAGTATGTGAAGGCAAGCGATGCGCGGGTCTTCATCGCGATCGCCGGGCTCTCGGCGGCTCTCCCCGGCGTGGTCGCCTCGAAGACGGAGCGGCCCGTGATCGGCGTCCCGGTGAGCGGGAAACTGATGGGGTTTGACGCCCTCCTCTCGATCGTCCAGATGCCGAGAGGCGTCCCGGTGGCCTGTGTCGGCGTGGATAACGGCGAGAACGCCGCACTCCTCGCGGTCCGGATCCTCGGCGCGTGA
- a CDS encoding DNA-directed DNA polymerase II small subunit, producing the protein MLADGEIVRRFLALKHQVHPEVVSYIREQNDPTLIDRIAAGVPDGTLVISAEHIPGMKKVRDGTRFLVDPELEVIMGSAGTTGSVSGHEDAVHYFRDRYNNLSSMIRSRLTAMPIEALVKSPHRYRDEECGIIGMVADVRTTAKGHRLVEVEDPTGAIRVLFNKGKGDAFAEAERILPDEVLGVKGKLSSDGGLFFAEQLSRPDVPINNAPFKSDRPGKAVLISDVHVGSDTFLEDGWNRFADWLQDSDAGYLLIAGDLVDGIGIYPGQDNELTIKNIYEQYDVFGEMLRDLPSRIRIVAAPGNHDVVRMAEPQPALPPEFTTRFPSNCTVVENPCLLNLQGVRVLMYHGRSIDDMIGLIPGASYERPGEIMEEMLKRRLLAGPYGMRTPIAAMKNDRLVIDPLPEILLTGHVHICGITRYRGVLGVNTGTWQSQTAFQKQMNIHPTPARAFVIDLQTLQPEVMDFS; encoded by the coding sequence ATGCTCGCCGACGGGGAGATTGTGCGCCGGTTCCTTGCGCTGAAGCACCAGGTCCATCCTGAGGTCGTGAGTTACATCCGGGAGCAGAACGACCCGACACTCATCGACCGGATAGCGGCGGGTGTCCCCGACGGCACCCTGGTCATCTCCGCAGAGCATATCCCGGGGATGAAGAAGGTCCGGGACGGGACGCGGTTCCTCGTCGATCCCGAACTCGAGGTGATCATGGGAAGCGCCGGCACCACGGGGAGCGTCAGCGGCCACGAGGATGCCGTCCACTACTTCCGTGACCGCTACAACAACCTCTCCTCGATGATCCGGAGCCGGCTGACCGCGATGCCGATCGAGGCGCTGGTCAAGTCGCCTCATCGCTACCGCGACGAGGAGTGCGGCATCATCGGGATGGTGGCCGACGTCCGGACGACCGCCAAAGGCCACCGGCTCGTCGAGGTGGAGGACCCCACCGGCGCTATCCGGGTGCTCTTCAACAAAGGGAAGGGCGACGCGTTCGCCGAAGCGGAGCGGATCCTCCCCGACGAGGTGCTCGGCGTCAAGGGGAAACTCTCAAGCGACGGAGGGCTCTTCTTCGCCGAGCAGCTCTCACGCCCCGACGTCCCCATCAACAACGCCCCGTTCAAGAGCGACCGGCCGGGAAAGGCGGTCCTGATCTCCGACGTCCACGTCGGGAGCGACACCTTCCTCGAGGACGGCTGGAACCGATTCGCCGACTGGCTCCAGGACTCCGATGCCGGTTATCTCCTGATCGCGGGCGACCTCGTCGACGGGATCGGGATCTACCCGGGGCAGGATAACGAACTGACGATCAAGAACATCTACGAGCAGTACGACGTCTTCGGGGAGATGCTCCGCGACCTCCCCTCACGGATCCGGATCGTCGCCGCGCCGGGCAACCACGACGTCGTCAGGATGGCCGAGCCGCAGCCGGCGCTCCCCCCCGAGTTCACGACGCGGTTCCCGTCCAACTGCACCGTCGTCGAGAACCCCTGCCTGCTGAACCTCCAGGGCGTCCGGGTCCTGATGTACCATGGCCGGTCTATCGACGATATGATCGGGCTCATACCGGGGGCGAGTTACGAGCGGCCCGGCGAGATCATGGAGGAGATGCTGAAACGCCGCCTGCTCGCGGGACCTTACGGGATGCGGACTCCCATCGCCGCGATGAAGAACGATCGGCTCGTCATCGACCCGCTCCCGGAGATCCTGCTGACGGGGCACGTCCACATCTGCGGCATCACCCGGTACCGGGGCGTTCTCGGGGTGAACACGGGTACCTGGCAGTCCCAGACTGCGTTTCAGAAACAGATGAATATCCACCCCACGCCCGCGCGAGCTTTCGTCATCGATCTCCAGACGCTCCAGCCAGAAGTGATGGATTTCAGTTAA
- a CDS encoding flavodoxin family protein has translation MNVLGISGSMRKNGNTAMLVTAILDRVQEAGIETEYVSLADLDIRPCTGCEACRDAKWCVTENDDWAGVAQKMIDCEVLILGAPTYYYDINGQTKNLIDRTYSLFHDRRLSGRRAVAVAVCADRGGERALATIEGFLNAHEFSYLGYVCGRGYAPGDVRKDEQAMKSAARVAKTIVRYLRPED, from the coding sequence ATGAATGTTCTCGGCATCTCCGGAAGCATGCGGAAGAACGGCAACACCGCGATGCTCGTCACCGCCATCCTCGACCGGGTGCAGGAGGCGGGCATCGAGACCGAGTATGTCTCGCTCGCCGATTTGGACATCCGGCCCTGCACCGGCTGCGAGGCCTGCAGGGACGCGAAGTGGTGCGTGACGGAGAACGACGACTGGGCCGGCGTGGCGCAGAAGATGATCGACTGCGAGGTGTTGATCCTCGGCGCCCCGACCTACTACTATGACATCAACGGCCAGACGAAGAACCTGATCGACCGGACCTACTCTCTCTTCCACGACAGAAGGCTTTCGGGAAGAAGGGCGGTTGCCGTCGCCGTCTGCGCCGACCGGGGAGGGGAACGGGCGCTTGCGACCATCGAGGGATTCTTGAACGCTCACGAGTTCTCGTACCTGGGCTATGTCTGCGGCAGGGGCTATGCACCGGGAGATGTCAGGAAAGACGAGCAGGCGATGAAGAGCGCCGCCCGGGTTGCAAAGACAATCGTCAGGTACCTCCGGCCGGAGGACTGA
- a CDS encoding arsenate reductase ArsC, which translates to MKQRVLFIGTNNAARTQMAEGYLRARYGDRYEACSAGIAPTALDPLAVQVMDEIGIGIGIADQRAKDLSLFDGKEMDYVVALCAGGVCPMFPWTNETLHADFPDPARATGTGDKVLAAYRRSRDAITAWIDGQFG; encoded by the coding sequence ATGAAACAGAGAGTCCTCTTCATCGGCACGAACAACGCTGCCCGGACCCAGATGGCGGAGGGGTATCTCCGCGCCCGCTACGGCGACCGCTATGAGGCCTGCTCCGCGGGGATCGCTCCGACCGCCCTCGATCCCCTGGCAGTACAGGTGATGGACGAGATCGGGATCGGGATCGGGATCGCGGATCAACGGGCAAAGGATCTCAGCCTTTTTGACGGAAAAGAGATGGACTACGTGGTCGCGCTCTGCGCAGGGGGCGTCTGCCCGATGTTTCCCTGGACGAACGAGACGCTTCATGCCGATTTCCCGGACCCGGCCAGGGCCACCGGGACCGGGGATAAAGTGCTTGCGGCCTACCGGCGAAGCCGGGACGCGATAACCGCGTGGATCGACGGGCAGTTTGGGTGA
- the cofH gene encoding 5-amino-6-(D-ribitylamino)uracil--L-tyrosine 4-hydroxyphenyl transferase CofH yields the protein MPSSLHDLLRDTLAGHRLTEEEAVRLFETRGRGVWEIAAAADELREQKVGDVVTYVRNQNIHVTNICKNLCGFCGFGRRAGDPGAFRDDPETIRQKARTAMARRVTEICLLSGVHPEYTLDSYVDLISSVREEAPGVDIHTASPDEIAWAAGRSGISTVEAIARLREAGLGTLQGTAAEMLVDDVRKVICPNKCDTATWVRIIKEAHTMGIRSTATIMYGSCEGEADRARHLAILREIQDETGGFTEFVPLSYLHEKTALFRAGLARPGATGREDILMVAVARLFLDNFDHVQVSWGKVGTKMAQAVLLSGADDLGGTMFCDDVSVDAGGEGADYLDPAEMQRITGDLGRTLRQRTTLYEMV from the coding sequence ATGCCGTCTTCGCTGCATGATCTACTTCGCGATACGCTCGCCGGCCACCGGCTCACGGAGGAGGAGGCCGTACGTCTCTTCGAGACGCGCGGCCGGGGCGTCTGGGAGATCGCCGCCGCCGCGGACGAACTGCGCGAACAAAAGGTCGGTGACGTCGTCACCTACGTCCGGAACCAGAACATCCACGTCACCAACATCTGCAAGAACCTCTGCGGGTTCTGCGGGTTCGGGCGGCGGGCGGGCGACCCCGGGGCGTTCCGCGACGACCCGGAGACCATCCGCCAGAAGGCCCGGACGGCGATGGCGCGGCGTGTCACCGAGATCTGCCTCCTCTCCGGGGTGCACCCGGAGTACACGCTCGACTCCTACGTCGACCTCATCTCCAGCGTGCGCGAGGAGGCGCCTGGCGTGGATATTCACACCGCAAGCCCGGACGAGATCGCCTGGGCTGCCGGGCGGAGCGGTATCTCGACCGTCGAGGCCATCGCCCGGCTCCGTGAGGCGGGGCTCGGAACCCTCCAGGGAACGGCGGCGGAGATGCTGGTCGACGACGTCCGGAAGGTGATCTGCCCGAACAAGTGCGACACGGCGACCTGGGTCCGGATCATCAAGGAGGCGCACACCATGGGCATCCGCTCCACGGCGACGATCATGTACGGCTCCTGCGAGGGCGAGGCGGATCGCGCCCGGCACCTCGCGATCCTCCGCGAGATCCAGGACGAGACCGGCGGGTTCACCGAGTTTGTCCCCCTCTCGTACCTCCACGAAAAGACGGCTCTCTTCCGCGCGGGGCTTGCCCGTCCCGGGGCGACCGGCAGGGAGGACATCCTGATGGTCGCGGTCGCCCGGCTCTTCCTCGACAACTTCGACCACGTTCAGGTCTCCTGGGGGAAGGTGGGGACGAAGATGGCGCAGGCGGTCCTCCTCTCCGGCGCCGACGACCTCGGCGGGACGATGTTCTGCGACGACGTCTCGGTCGACGCCGGCGGCGAGGGTGCCGACTACCTGGACCCCGCTGAGATGCAACGGATAACAGGCGACCTCGGCCGGACGCTCCGGCAGCGGACGACGCTCTACGAGATGGTGTGA
- a CDS encoding GIY-YIG nuclease family protein: MHKGIYALVLENFPCTVRIGALGPQEFAPGRHVYIGSALGSGGLARADRHVRLALRRDRPPRWHIDYLLLSPHFTPAAVVTAATDRDFECALARALGGPSVPGFGCSDCTCPSHLFHRSGDPVPEILARLHDLDLDARITRIKNEGCEHRV; encoded by the coding sequence ATGCATAAAGGGATCTACGCCCTCGTCCTCGAGAACTTCCCTTGCACGGTCCGTATCGGCGCCCTGGGACCACAGGAGTTTGCACCCGGCCGGCACGTCTACATCGGGTCGGCGCTGGGAAGCGGCGGGCTCGCCCGGGCCGACCGGCACGTGAGGCTCGCCCTCCGCCGTGACCGCCCTCCCCGGTGGCACATCGACTATCTCCTTCTTTCCCCGCACTTCACCCCCGCCGCCGTCGTCACCGCCGCGACGGACCGGGACTTCGAGTGCGCCCTCGCCCGCGCCCTCGGCGGCCCGTCCGTGCCGGGATTCGGGTGCAGCGACTGCACCTGCCCCTCGCACCTCTTCCACCGCTCCGGCGACCCGGTCCCGGAGATCCTCGCCCGCCTCCACGACCTCGACCTCGATGCCCGGATCACAAGAATCAAGAACGAGGGGTGCGAGCATAGGGTATGA
- a CDS encoding MBL fold metallo-hydrolase has protein sequence MPVRWIASDATYANSFVYGNVLVDAGVLPMAVEPYAKTIETIVITHAHYDHIAHIREIARLCGDPTICIHEADALGLTDDTRCLAMLFGARAPGISPDTILHDGDRVGGLRVIHTPGHTPGGICLYGPEEKVLFSGDTVFTGGSFGRYDFPGGDREALAASLERLATLEVEGLYPGHGEPVARGGGRHIAAAVEALRFYA, from the coding sequence ATGCCAGTCCGGTGGATTGCAAGCGACGCGACCTACGCCAATTCGTTCGTTTACGGAAACGTCCTCGTGGATGCAGGCGTTCTCCCGATGGCGGTGGAGCCGTATGCCAAGACGATCGAGACGATCGTCATCACACACGCTCACTACGACCATATCGCCCATATCAGGGAGATCGCCCGGCTATGCGGTGATCCGACCATCTGCATCCACGAAGCGGACGCCCTCGGCCTCACCGACGATACGCGGTGCCTCGCGATGCTCTTCGGGGCCCGGGCGCCCGGAATCTCCCCCGACACCATCCTCCACGACGGCGACCGGGTCGGCGGCCTTCGCGTCATCCACACGCCGGGCCACACCCCGGGCGGGATCTGCCTCTACGGCCCGGAGGAGAAGGTGCTCTTCTCGGGCGACACCGTCTTTACGGGCGGGTCCTTCGGGCGCTACGACTTCCCCGGCGGGGACCGGGAGGCGCTCGCGGCGTCCCTGGAGCGCCTCGCGACGCTGGAGGTCGAGGGCCTCTACCCCGGCCACGGGGAGCCCGTCGCCCGGGGCGGCGGGAGGCATATCGCGGCCGCTGTCGAGGCGCTCCGGTTCTATGCATAA
- a CDS encoding S26 family signal peptidase yields MSDTTWLQRAASGLAAFRESENPVVSLARDLLWVVAVVGGIALALYLIAGTWPAVVTIESESMVPNMNVGDLVLVVDEDRFGGLTTWDEGRLAGHSSFGDYGDVIVYRPNGADSVHPIIHRAMTYVDTAAVEESGLAEYYTNPHGGYITKGDNNPYIDQGNLRIVGVGVVEPVQKEWIVGKALVSVPLVGYLPLHLAEFAVIVIVVILIHDFVLARRKGKGE; encoded by the coding sequence ATGTCGGATACCACCTGGCTGCAACGTGCAGCATCGGGGCTCGCGGCGTTCCGGGAGAGCGAGAACCCGGTCGTCTCTCTCGCCCGGGACCTCCTCTGGGTCGTTGCGGTCGTGGGCGGTATCGCCCTCGCCCTCTACCTCATCGCCGGGACCTGGCCGGCGGTGGTCACGATCGAGTCCGAAAGCATGGTCCCGAACATGAACGTCGGGGACCTGGTGCTCGTCGTCGACGAGGACCGGTTCGGCGGGCTGACGACCTGGGACGAGGGGCGTCTGGCCGGGCATTCGTCCTTCGGGGACTACGGCGACGTGATCGTCTACCGGCCGAACGGGGCCGACTCCGTCCACCCGATCATCCATCGGGCGATGACCTACGTCGATACCGCCGCCGTGGAGGAGTCGGGGCTCGCGGAGTACTATACCAATCCACATGGCGGCTACATCACCAAAGGCGACAACAACCCCTACATCGACCAGGGGAATCTCCGGATCGTGGGCGTCGGCGTGGTCGAGCCGGTGCAGAAGGAGTGGATCGTGGGCAAAGCCCTCGTCTCGGTCCCGCTCGTGGGTTATCTCCCCCTGCACCTCGCCGAGTTCGCCGTCATCGTCATCGTCGTCATCCTCATCCATGATTTCGTCCTTGCCCGGCGTAAAGGGAAAGGAGAATAA
- the thiC gene encoding phosphomethylpyrimidine synthase ThiC, protein MVLMHTLISACLRGVPPEVETIAREEGLVPHRAARAVARGRIVIPANPVRPHRLCAIGEGCRVRVNVNVGTSGTRCDEDLEVEKAQAALREGADALMDLSTGGDLVRIRRRILELDTTVGTVPIYEAVRRAGAAADVDADLLFKVIREHCRQGVDFLTLHCGVNRDALASLRIDPRTMGVVSRGGAFHVAMMAATGEENPLYAEYDYLLEILSEHDVVVSLGDGMRPGALVDAGRLAKSTEYLTLGHLARRALAAGVQRMIEGPGHIPADQVGYNVRMLKELTDGAPLYLLGPLVTDVAPGYDHVVGAIGGALACMHGADFLCMVSPSEHLALPDVRDIVEGTRVARIAAHVGNLSRAAGSTKNREVRMAEARRALDWEKQFEAALAPEEARRIHERDGEIETCSMCGDLCAVKMVREILDVPPEERMEP, encoded by the coding sequence ATGGTTCTTATGCACACCCTGATCTCCGCATGCCTGCGTGGCGTCCCCCCTGAAGTGGAGACGATCGCCCGTGAGGAGGGTCTCGTCCCTCACCGGGCCGCGCGGGCCGTCGCCCGTGGCCGGATTGTCATTCCAGCAAACCCCGTACGGCCGCACCGGCTCTGCGCCATCGGGGAGGGCTGCAGGGTGCGGGTCAACGTGAACGTCGGGACGTCGGGAACCCGGTGCGACGAGGACCTCGAGGTCGAGAAGGCGCAGGCGGCCCTCCGGGAGGGCGCGGATGCCCTGATGGACCTCTCGACCGGGGGCGATCTCGTCCGCATCCGGCGCCGGATCCTCGAACTCGATACGACCGTCGGGACGGTCCCGATCTACGAGGCGGTCCGGCGGGCGGGGGCTGCCGCGGACGTCGACGCCGACCTGCTCTTTAAGGTGATCCGGGAGCACTGCCGGCAGGGCGTGGACTTCCTGACCCTGCACTGCGGCGTGAACCGCGACGCCCTCGCCTCGCTCCGGATCGATCCCCGGACGATGGGCGTCGTCTCCCGCGGCGGGGCCTTCCACGTCGCGATGATGGCCGCGACCGGTGAGGAGAACCCCCTGTACGCCGAGTACGACTACCTGCTCGAGATCCTCTCCGAGCACGACGTGGTCGTGAGCCTCGGCGACGGGATGCGGCCGGGCGCCCTCGTGGATGCCGGCCGCCTCGCGAAGTCGACCGAGTACCTGACGCTCGGCCACCTGGCGCGGCGGGCGCTCGCCGCCGGGGTGCAGCGGATGATCGAGGGGCCGGGACATATCCCTGCCGACCAGGTCGGCTACAACGTCCGGATGCTCAAGGAGCTGACCGACGGCGCCCCGCTCTACCTGCTCGGCCCGCTCGTGACCGATGTGGCGCCGGGCTACGATCACGTCGTGGGAGCGATCGGCGGCGCGCTCGCCTGCATGCACGGCGCGGACTTCCTCTGCATGGTCTCGCCGAGCGAGCACCTGGCCCTGCCGGACGTCCGCGACATCGTGGAGGGGACGCGGGTGGCGAGGATCGCGGCGCATGTCGGGAACCTCTCCCGCGCCGCCGGGAGCACGAAGAACCGCGAGGTGCGGATGGCCGAGGCGCGCCGGGCGCTCGACTGGGAGAAGCAGTTCGAAGCGGCGCTCGCTCCCGAGGAGGCCCGGCGCATTCACGAGCGGGACGGGGAGATCGAGACCTGCTCGATGTGCGGCGACCTCTGCGCCGTCAAGATGGTGCGCGAGATCCTTGATGTGCCGCCGGAAGAGCGGATGGAGCCGTGA